The following are encoded in a window of Arctopsyche grandis isolate Sample6627 chromosome 2, ASM5162203v2, whole genome shotgun sequence genomic DNA:
- the LOC143922793 gene encoding kelch-like protein 1, translated as MSIGSNMTEISANFGDSTDFEIDVQHAHLFSKYMYRKYVEQEQCDTVLVVGTARFNVHKFIVMCHSDYLAERLEASPEEIVLDDRGDFRLDTLSKAIEYFYRGKLDLDPLGAIQLVEFSRTNIHCYKLEDYCVSFLESALNTENFLLIGNFAKHYSYFLLLEKTRAYTTKNYVDIIQGRAFLDIKADQLEELLQSNDLNVTTEEQVFIGLKLWVQKDWDNRKQHLNALFKFVRFRLLSKEFILNEVKPLCYNRVCCQQLWDLLEWNMSPKKRPRLSLQNVKPRKSTRGILIVGRRSAKLANEIQTIRGDFQKYGHSSRPIFNNDWPSIEGGVYSIYY; from the exons ATGAGCATCGGGAGCAATATGACCGAAATTAGTGCCAATTTTGGTGACTCAACGGATTTCGAAATAGATGTGCAGCATGCGCATCTTTTCTCGAAATACATGTATCGGAAGTATGTCGAACAGGAGCAATGCGATACTGTGCTAGTTGTCGGCACTGCAAG ATTCAATGTACACAAGTTTATTGTTATGTGCCACAGCGACTATTTGGCGGAGCGCTTAGAAGCATCACCGGAGGAAATTGTCTTGGACGATCGGGGCGATTTTCGTCTGGACACTTTGAGCAAAGCTATTGAATACTTCTACAGAGGCAAACTCG ATTTGGATCCTCTTGGGGCGATCCAGTTAGTTGAATTTTCGCGAACAAACATTCACTGCTATAAACTTGAGGATTATTGCGTGTCGTTCCTAGAAAGCGCATTAAATACTGAAAACTTCTTGTTAATCGGAAATTTTGCGAAGCATTATAGTTATTTCTTATTGCTAGAAAAAACGAGAGCTTACACAACTAAAAATTATGttgac ATAATTCAAGGGAGAGCGTTTCTCGATATAAAAGCTGACCAACTGGAGGAATTGCTGCAGTCGAATGATTTAAATGTCACCACAGAAGAGCAAGTGTTTATAGGCTTGAAGCTGTGGGTTCAAAAGGACTGGGACAATCGGAAGCAGCATTTGAatgctttatttaaatttgttagatTTCGTCTGTTATCTAAAgag TTCATTTTAAACGAAGTGAAACCTCTTTGTTACAATCGTGTATGCTGTCAACAATTGTGGGATTTACTTGAATGGAATATGAGTCCAAAAAAGAGACCACGTCTATCATTGCAAAATGTAAAACCTAGAAAGAGCACACGAGGTATATTGATTGTAGGAAGACGTTCGGCAAAA cttgCCAATGAAATCCAAACAATAAGAGGAGATTTCCAGAAAT ACGGTCATTCTTCGAGaccaatatttaataatgattgGCCGTCGATCGAAGGAggtgtttattcaatttattactaA
- the LOC143922683 gene encoding kelch-like protein 23, with the protein MYSLDVATKDVTALPQMVHGRKDFATAVVGDHVFISGGKNPCSNAATEDIDLQTSVHRYDFNTRNWAYLSHMSECRHLHDTVALDGVIYAIGGKNDKEVFLNSMETFNVARNRWTAAPPMAEKRARFAAVALGGYIYAIGGTCDIISNSNSNSTHDSVERYDPEAQTWTYVASLPEARFGHKAIVHDDKIVCVGGNHLSVLEYSPDRDSWTIIGSISTKRFDFNMLIAPMHLLTGFNV; encoded by the exons atGTACAGTTTGGATGTTGCCACAAAGGATGTGACGGCGCTTCCACAAATGGTACATGGAAGAAAAGATTTTGCAACCGCTGTTGTCGGTGACCATGTTTTCATCTCAGGAGGAAAAAATCCCTGTTCCAATGCTGCCACTGAAGACATAGACTTACAAACGAGTGTACAtag GTACGATTTCAATACAAGAAACTGGGCCTATCTATCCCATATGTCGGAGTGCCGACATCTCCATGACACCGTTGCACTAGACGGTGTCATATATGCAATAGGTGGAAAAAACGACAAAGAGGTATTCCTTAATAGCATGGAAACTTTCAATGTGGCCAGGAATAGATGGACGGCCGCTCCGCCGATGGCCGAAAAGAGAGCCCGGTTTGCT GCTGTTGCATTGGGAGGTTATATCTACGCAATTGGCGGCACCTGCGATATTATCAGCAATAGCAATAGCAATAGTACACACGACTCGGTAGAACGGTATGACCCGGAGGCTCAAACCTGGACATATGTTGCTAGTCTCCCTGAAGCACGGTTTGGGCATAAGGCTATCGTCCACGACGATAAAATTGTTTGCGTCG gaGGTAATCACTTGTCGGTGCTAGAATACAGCCCCGATAGAGACTCGTGGACGATTATTGGATCCATTTCAACGAAACGATTCGATTTTAATATGCTAATTGCACCGATGCATTTACTGACTggttttaatgtttaa